One segment of Anatilimnocola aggregata DNA contains the following:
- a CDS encoding CHAT domain-containing protein, with translation MHLHLHTARRSLALCLLILCAATAVNAADGFLIRLTADARVEVVPYQVPASGRDEQTGIAVWSRGGPEQWAVLPGKLNLTGAPSELAANLRAATRSGGGSASASGSETMTFQPEQLLGQVVTRAVGLQFVTPADQGICLDGRITFRRQPDAGATKFPATEVKLRRGNKELRTIPFAAGQAELRWEEIAKLPEALKAGLTPGDYSLRIGTGPLTSFRVADERTSAALLAPLDQLAKVAGIDSPAYLLALVQHLSVQPDEDGEVRSYSADALDRLDAAARKTVALSKEVWFVRLRDRVWKKLTVVDGKTPIDVATTGIEVIDLARAAIQEGNWAAAQKTLALPAAAATPRAQALQLLYRAVIAAESGSNGMEPADELYRAAIHGLQGGEAADLFRAHNNYGGMLFARARDQVHNHAFQTATGTAVPILRALDDWSGALFNFEQALGHAEKLDPALAAGVRINLAGLYNLLADLIRVLDLPTAGERRFVPGETAAKKIAAEHATQVVSQGKQLDAVTRAAANEALAQLAYRSEENAAAKSHAQQALNAWVEAESLPGVESIERLLGLLEQKDPAVALRHLQTSQLLTELLRSRIPADRTGRSRAGFFARRAFVYERIIELLLKQGDARAALRMAESAKARSLQEVLIQRGVTKTSEVNSDSLDNLLAAWPTDTAAVEYFLGTERAWAFVINPRGEVQAFQLVDQRGKPLESRDLIRRVQTLLVEFEGQANKMFRRASAGNGFDHAWQDELHRFCGELLPDKIRAELKTAKHVVFVPHHVLHYFPFAALVTKLDPVARGKLELPQPQFLIDEPFSISRAPSLAAWSLLRAKESKFAQVQAVGIVEFAQAAPLPGVEVDLANLNEAFGARLTKVLSADDATEGNILTAFRQPGMLFIGTHGQNVADLPLTSYLLCNAEADSDGLLTAGELFSSDVKSQLVVLSACYSGLADRSPLPGDDLFGLERSLLNAGASTVVSGLWDVYDGTGPMLMKSFFSELVAGKSAATALADAQRTFLADRRKEGAGDPWMHPYFWSVYAVSGSELIALERPMR, from the coding sequence ATGCACCTGCACTTGCATACCGCCCGGCGGTCGCTGGCTCTGTGTCTGCTCATTTTATGCGCGGCCACGGCGGTCAACGCCGCTGATGGATTTCTGATTCGACTGACGGCGGATGCGCGCGTCGAGGTCGTGCCGTATCAAGTGCCGGCCAGTGGTCGCGATGAGCAAACCGGCATCGCCGTTTGGAGCCGCGGCGGACCCGAACAATGGGCCGTGCTGCCGGGCAAACTGAACCTCACTGGTGCGCCCAGTGAACTTGCGGCGAACCTGCGGGCTGCGACACGCAGCGGCGGCGGTTCCGCTTCTGCGTCCGGTTCTGAAACGATGACCTTTCAACCCGAACAACTGCTGGGGCAAGTTGTCACCCGCGCGGTTGGTTTGCAATTTGTCACACCTGCCGATCAAGGGATCTGCTTGGACGGACGAATCACTTTCCGCCGCCAGCCCGATGCGGGCGCGACAAAGTTCCCTGCCACGGAAGTGAAGCTCCGCCGCGGCAACAAGGAACTGCGGACGATCCCGTTTGCTGCAGGACAAGCCGAACTTCGCTGGGAAGAAATTGCTAAGTTGCCCGAAGCGTTGAAGGCAGGATTAACCCCGGGCGACTATTCGTTGCGAATCGGCACCGGCCCGCTGACCAGTTTTCGTGTCGCGGATGAACGTACAAGCGCTGCGTTACTCGCACCACTCGATCAACTCGCAAAAGTCGCTGGTATCGATTCGCCCGCCTATCTGCTTGCTCTTGTCCAACACCTGAGCGTGCAACCTGATGAAGACGGTGAAGTGCGCAGCTACTCGGCTGATGCACTCGATCGCTTGGATGCAGCAGCGAGAAAGACCGTGGCTCTGTCGAAGGAAGTTTGGTTCGTCCGACTGCGTGATCGCGTCTGGAAGAAGCTGACAGTCGTTGATGGTAAGACTCCCATCGACGTAGCAACCACGGGCATTGAAGTCATCGACCTCGCCCGGGCAGCGATTCAAGAAGGAAACTGGGCCGCCGCGCAAAAAACGCTCGCCCTGCCGGCTGCTGCAGCAACGCCGCGGGCCCAAGCTTTGCAACTGTTGTATCGCGCGGTGATTGCGGCTGAATCGGGCAGTAACGGAATGGAGCCCGCTGACGAACTCTATCGCGCGGCGATTCACGGATTGCAAGGCGGTGAGGCTGCCGATCTGTTTCGCGCTCACAACAACTACGGCGGCATGCTCTTCGCCCGGGCCCGTGATCAGGTTCACAATCACGCGTTTCAGACGGCGACCGGAACCGCGGTTCCCATCCTGCGAGCGCTCGACGATTGGTCGGGAGCACTCTTTAATTTCGAACAAGCACTCGGGCATGCCGAAAAACTCGATCCCGCACTTGCTGCCGGTGTGCGAATTAATCTGGCTGGTTTGTACAACTTGCTCGCCGATTTGATTCGCGTGCTCGATCTGCCCACCGCAGGTGAACGACGATTCGTCCCTGGTGAAACCGCTGCGAAGAAGATTGCTGCTGAACATGCCACGCAAGTGGTTTCGCAAGGCAAGCAACTCGATGCCGTGACACGGGCTGCCGCAAATGAAGCGTTGGCTCAGTTGGCCTACCGCAGTGAAGAAAATGCCGCTGCGAAAAGTCACGCCCAGCAGGCATTGAACGCTTGGGTTGAAGCCGAATCGCTTCCTGGCGTGGAGAGCATCGAGCGGTTACTGGGACTGCTGGAACAAAAAGATCCCGCCGTCGCGCTGCGTCATTTGCAAACCTCGCAATTGCTAACTGAATTGCTTCGTTCGCGAATTCCCGCCGATCGCACCGGTCGCAGTCGCGCCGGTTTTTTTGCGCGACGCGCCTTTGTCTATGAACGGATCATCGAGTTGCTACTGAAGCAAGGCGATGCACGAGCAGCCCTCCGTATGGCTGAAAGTGCGAAAGCCCGTTCGCTGCAGGAAGTATTGATTCAACGCGGCGTGACCAAAACAAGCGAAGTGAATTCTGATTCGCTCGACAACCTCCTTGCCGCCTGGCCCACTGATACCGCAGCGGTCGAGTATTTTCTCGGCACCGAACGAGCCTGGGCGTTTGTGATCAATCCCCGCGGCGAAGTGCAAGCCTTTCAGTTAGTCGATCAAAGGGGCAAACCACTCGAGTCACGCGACTTGATCCGCCGCGTGCAAACGCTGCTTGTCGAATTCGAAGGCCAGGCCAACAAAATGTTCCGCCGCGCGTCGGCTGGGAATGGTTTTGACCACGCCTGGCAAGACGAACTGCATCGCTTCTGCGGGGAACTGCTGCCAGACAAGATCCGCGCTGAATTGAAGACAGCCAAGCATGTCGTCTTCGTGCCGCATCACGTGCTGCACTATTTTCCCTTCGCTGCCCTCGTGACGAAACTTGATCCCGTGGCGCGTGGCAAACTGGAATTACCGCAGCCGCAGTTTTTAATTGACGAACCGTTTTCGATCAGCCGGGCGCCGTCACTGGCTGCCTGGAGTTTGCTTCGCGCGAAGGAGAGCAAGTTCGCTCAAGTGCAGGCCGTCGGCATCGTGGAATTTGCGCAAGCCGCGCCGCTCCCAGGTGTTGAGGTGGACTTGGCCAATCTGAATGAAGCGTTCGGAGCGCGGTTGACAAAGGTACTTTCCGCCGACGATGCGACAGAAGGAAACATTCTCACTGCGTTTCGCCAGCCCGGCATGTTGTTCATCGGCACACATGGTCAGAATGTGGCTGATCTTCCGCTCACCAGTTACTTGCTATGCAATGCCGAAGCCGACAGCGATGGCTTGCTTACTGCGGGTGAATTGTTCAGCAGCGACGTGAAGTCACAACTTGTGGTACTCAGTGCATGCTATTCGGGGCTGGCCGATCGTTCGCCACTGCCTGGCGATGATCTGTTTGGTTTGGAGCGTTCACTGCTGAACGCAGGTGCTTCGACAGTGGTGTCCGGTCTGTGGGACGTTTATGACGGCACCGGCCCAATGCTCATGAAGTCCTTTTTTAGCGAGTTGGTCGCCGGAAAATCTGCCGCAACGGCGCTGGCCGACGCACAACGCACTTTTCTCGCCGATCGTCGCAAAGAGGGGGCAGGAGACCCTTGGATGCATCCGTATTTCTGGTCGGTCTATGCAGTTTCTGGAAGTGAATTGATCGCGTTGGAACGTCCAATGCGATAG